Proteins encoded in a region of the Planococcus citri chromosome 1, ihPlaCitr1.1, whole genome shotgun sequence genome:
- the LOC135834637 gene encoding dynein axonemal heavy chain 7-like, whose translation MDKLIFAFLIAVNSMLMKGTLDEIQLQMFYEILKSSKPDECIKNMDFLKTIPEDVEQNKCQWVETIGKKGFPDSWVQLNSFQKVLLAQSLCPENGVQIILRFVEDELGKEYCDFGSFDLSTVFKDSNCDIPIAIVLFDDSEPLKCIFNFALHMGISPEKCLVVTLTKAVSSIQTHLEQSMSSGNWLIIRNLQNCQNLLHEVGKICEDLASSSPHPDFRFWIILEHDSFCPSKILKKSQLIAYGASKYVNVESFKKELLIRLKILDNEDTVLNTDLIPNLITFHETLREKPIVSPWTSFHEFTDTDLLIAGREMSVFINKHENVPAFGLVAFMLECCYGNQIDDRGDSEYVVGLMKSFYNDEVITAVKTGKFVESGLIHSKNALLHNTSKLYNFIEEMLTLKRKSDGRKLVFKLLKVQMNMRGFTLEQTPFT comes from the exons ATG gATAagttaatttttgcatttttaatcgcTGTTAATTCCATGCTTATGAAAGGTACTTTGGATGAAATCCAACTGCAGATGTTTTAcgagattttaaaaagttcaaagccTGACGAATGCAtcaaaaatatggattttttgaag ACTATTCCAGAGGACGTTGAACAAAACAAGTGTCAGTGGGTTGAAACAATTGGGAAAAAAGGGTTTCCTGATTCTTGGGTCCAGCTGAacagtttccaaaaagtattaCTCGCTCAGAGTCTATGCCCTGAGAATGGTGTTCAAATTATACTCAGATTTGTGGAAG ATGAATTGGGTAAAGAGTATTGTGACTTTGGCTCATTCGATTTAAGTACTGTGTTCAAAGATTCAAACTGTGATATTCCCATTGCCATTGTGTTATTTGACGATTCGGAACCGTtgaaatgtattttcaattttgccctTCACatg gGCATTAGTCCGGAAAAATGTCTTGTTGTGACTTTAACCAAGGCTGTAAGTTCCATCCAGACACATCTAGAGCAATCAATGTCTTCAGGAAATTGGCTAATAATCAGGAATTTGCAAAATTGCCAGAATCTGTTACACGAAGTTGGAAAA ATTTGCGAAGATCTAGCTTCGAGTTCACCTCATCCAGATTTCAGGTTTTGGATTATTCTCGAGCATGATTCATTTTGCCCCTCGaagattctcaaaaaaagcCAGCTAATTGCCTACGGTGCTTCTAAATACGTTAATGTTGAATCATTCAA GAAGGAACTCTTGATACGTTTGAAAATCCTCGACAACGAAGATACAGTTTTAAATACAGACCTGATTCcaaatttaattacttttcaCGAAACGCTTCGAGAAAAACCCATTGTTTCGCCCTGGACTTCATTCCACGAGTTTACTGATACTGATCTACTGATCGCTGGTCGAGAAATGAGTGTCTTTATCAACAAGCACGAG AATGTTCCAGCCTTTGGCTTGGTGGCATTTATGCTGGAGTGTTGTTACGGGAATCAAATCGATGATCGAGGTGATTCTGAATATGTCGTTGGCTTGATGAAAAGCTTCTACAATGATGAAGTTATTACAGCGGTGAAAA CTGGAAAATTTGTGGAATCTGGGCTAATTCATTCGAAGAATGCATTACTTCACAATACTTCGAAGCTGTACAATTTCATTGAAGAAATGCTCACCTTGAAACGCAAATCAGATGGCAGGAAACTTGTTTTTAAATTACTAAAAGTTCAGATGAATATGAGAGGATTCACTCTAGAACAGACACCATTTACATAG